In Methanonatronarchaeum sp. AMET-Sl, one genomic interval encodes:
- a CDS encoding isocitrate/isopropylmalate dehydrogenase family protein, whose protein sequence is MHEIPVLPGDGIGPEIIDEGKKVIEAAGDVHGFNVKWKEYPYGADHYLETGETLPETALKELSKYDAIYLGGLGDPRVEPGILEKGILLKLRFYFDQYVNLRPIKLLPGAECPLKNPGDIDFVVLRENTEDFYVGVGGRAEKGKSQKTLEIERQLYKLKFDLDIESDSEEIAYQLGVITQEGAERIIEYAFDYAEKTNRERVTGVDKANVLSDIYGFWREIMEKTSNKYPNIEHEYNYVDAATMWFVKNPEWYQVVVTPNMFGDIITDLGAMIQGGLGLAPGGNINPEGTSMFEPIHGTAPKHAGKNKVNPIATIWSGALMLRHLNENEAAETIINAIAETVKNGETLTYDMGGNAGTDEVGNEIARRIRENG, encoded by the coding sequence ATGCATGAAATACCTGTATTACCGGGAGATGGAATTGGTCCCGAAATAATAGATGAAGGGAAAAAAGTAATTGAAGCTGCTGGAGACGTACATGGATTCAACGTTAAATGGAAAGAATATCCCTATGGAGCAGACCATTACCTAGAAACAGGGGAAACATTACCTGAAACTGCCCTGAAAGAACTGTCAAAATATGATGCAATATATCTCGGCGGGCTTGGAGACCCAAGAGTAGAGCCAGGAATCCTTGAAAAAGGCATATTACTTAAACTAAGGTTCTATTTCGATCAATATGTTAACCTACGTCCAATAAAACTATTACCTGGAGCAGAATGTCCATTAAAAAATCCTGGTGACATAGATTTTGTAGTTTTAAGAGAAAACACAGAAGATTTCTACGTAGGAGTCGGTGGACGGGCGGAAAAAGGAAAGTCACAAAAAACACTTGAAATAGAAAGACAGCTATACAAACTAAAATTCGATCTAGACATAGAAAGCGATTCAGAAGAAATAGCCTACCAACTCGGAGTTATAACCCAAGAAGGAGCAGAAAGAATAATAGAGTATGCATTCGATTACGCCGAAAAAACAAACCGAGAAAGAGTTACAGGTGTAGATAAAGCAAACGTACTCTCCGACATCTATGGATTCTGGAGAGAAATCATGGAAAAAACAAGCAATAAATACCCAAACATAGAACATGAATACAACTACGTTGATGCCGCAACAATGTGGTTCGTTAAAAACCCAGAATGGTACCAAGTCGTAGTCACACCCAACATGTTCGGAGACATAATAACAGACCTAGGCGCAATGATACAAGGAGGCCTTGGATTAGCACCCGGCGGAAACATCAACCCTGAAGGAACAAGCATGTTCGAACCAATACATGGAACAGCTCCAAAACACGCCGGCAAAAACAAAGTAAACCCAATAGCAACAATCTGGTCCGGAGCACTAATGCTAAGACACCTAAACGAAAACGAAGCAGCAGAAACAATAATAAACGCAATAGCAGAAACCGTCAAAAACGGAGAAACACTCACCTACGACATGGGTGGAAACGCAGGAACAGATGAAGTAGGCAATGAAATAGCCCGGAGGATACGAGAAAATGGATAA
- a CDS encoding 3-isopropylmalate dehydratase small subunit, with protein sequence MSRVWKFGDDISTDAIIPGRYLTMNKPEELAEYVFESERSEFASEVEEGDIIVAGENFGCGSSREHAPLAIKGSGVDIVIAKSFARIFYRNSINLGLMVVVSSEADKIEDGDEIEIQGDKIVNKTKNESYGIEKAPSFIENIVQNDGLLNYVKKEML encoded by the coding sequence ATGAGTAGAGTTTGGAAGTTTGGAGATGACATAAGTACCGATGCAATAATACCGGGTAGATACTTGACTATGAATAAGCCGGAGGAGTTGGCTGAATATGTATTTGAGAGTGAACGAAGTGAGTTTGCCAGTGAGGTTGAAGAGGGAGATATAATTGTTGCTGGTGAGAACTTTGGTTGTGGAAGCAGTCGTGAACACGCACCACTAGCTATCAAGGGATCCGGTGTGGACATAGTTATAGCTAAAAGTTTTGCACGAATTTTCTATAGGAACTCAATAAACCTGGGTTTAATGGTAGTTGTTTCAAGTGAGGCCGACAAGATAGAGGATGGAGACGAAATAGAGATTCAGGGCGATAAAATAGTCAATAAAACAAAGAATGAATCTTATGGGATAGAGAAAGCCCCTAGTTTTATAGAGAACATCGTTCAGAACGATGGGTTGTTAAATTACGTAAAAAAGGAGATGCTATAA
- a CDS encoding 3-isopropylmalate dehydratase large subunit, which yields MPKTIVEKILSKSSGEDLKAGDYAFADIDLAMANDITAPLAVQGFQKIADKVWDPDKIFIPLDHQAPADSINAAENHKMLRKFAEKQGITIYDVGEGVCHQLMLENHVKPGQLVIGADSHTCTYGAVGAFATGVGSTDMAAAFATGKLWFKVPETIKVNLTGKLPKNTSAKDIILNLCGKIGADGALYKAIEFTGPTTKQLTIPSRATITNMAIEMGGKTAIMEPDKKTKQYTGTKPPEWLKSDPDANYIQEIEIDVSNLEPQIAAPHQVDNVHNITKLEGTKIDQVFIGSCTNGRFEDLEAAANIIKGREFSKDVRVIVVPASRAVYREAEEKGVLKTLFDAGAVIEGPCCGPCMGGSFGLLAGGEVGLATSNRNFRGREGSPDAEVYLGSPEVAAESAVQGVIAKPIGDS from the coding sequence ATGCCCAAAACAATTGTAGAAAAAATACTATCAAAATCCAGTGGAGAAGACCTAAAGGCTGGCGACTACGCATTCGCAGACATAGATCTAGCAATGGCAAACGACATAACAGCCCCACTAGCAGTGCAAGGCTTCCAGAAAATCGCTGACAAAGTCTGGGACCCAGATAAAATATTCATTCCCCTAGACCACCAAGCACCAGCAGACTCAATAAATGCAGCAGAAAACCACAAAATGCTACGAAAATTCGCAGAAAAACAAGGAATAACCATATATGATGTTGGTGAGGGTGTTTGTCATCAGTTGATGTTGGAGAACCATGTTAAGCCTGGTCAGTTGGTGATTGGTGCGGACAGCCATACATGTACATATGGAGCTGTAGGCGCCTTTGCAACAGGAGTGGGAAGCACAGACATGGCAGCAGCATTCGCAACAGGAAAACTATGGTTCAAAGTACCAGAAACAATCAAAGTAAACCTAACCGGAAAACTACCAAAAAACACAAGCGCCAAAGACATAATACTCAACCTATGCGGAAAAATAGGAGCAGACGGAGCACTATACAAAGCAATAGAATTCACAGGCCCAACAACAAAACAACTAACAATACCAAGCAGAGCAACAATAACCAACATGGCAATAGAAATGGGCGGAAAAACAGCAATCATGGAACCAGACAAAAAAACAAAACAATACACTGGAACAAAACCACCAGAATGGCTAAAATCAGATCCCGACGCAAACTACATACAGGAGATTGAGATCGATGTATCCAATCTAGAACCACAGATAGCAGCACCACACCAAGTAGACAACGTACACAACATAACCAAACTAGAAGGCACCAAGATCGATCAGGTTTTTATTGGTTCTTGTACTAATGGTCGTTTTGAAGATTTAGAAGCTGCAGCCAACATAATCAAAGGTCGTGAGTTTTCTAAGGATGTTCGTGTTATTGTTGTGCCGGCGAGTCGGGCTGTTTATAGAGAGGCTGAGGAGAAGGGTGTTTTGAAGACTTTGTTTGATGCTGGCGCTGTGATTGAGGGTCCATGTTGTGGTCCTTGTATGGGCGGTAGTTTTGGGTTGCTTGCTGGTGGTGAGGTTGGTCTAGCGACGTCTAACCGGAATTTCAGGGGTCGTGAGGGATCTCCAGATGCTGAGGTTTATCTTGGTTCGCCTGAAGTTGCTGCTGAGAGTGCTGTTCAGGGAGTAATAGCTAAACCAATTGGTGATTCTTAA
- the trxA gene encoding thioredoxin: MNRDNDIDEIRKKKIKELKEKLEKESMSEGKPIKVTDENFESVINENKMVVIDAWADWCNPCKKLEPVIEELAEEYKGEIVFGKLNVDENGGVARKYGIMSIPTLLFFENGELVNRTVGALPKQQLQNVIEKVTA, translated from the coding sequence ATGAACAGAGATAACGATATAGATGAAATAAGAAAAAAGAAGATTAAAGAACTTAAAGAAAAACTGGAGAAAGAAAGCATGAGTGAAGGTAAACCTATAAAAGTTACAGATGAGAACTTCGAATCAGTAATAAATGAAAACAAAATGGTCGTAATTGACGCATGGGCCGACTGGTGCAATCCATGTAAAAAACTAGAACCAGTAATCGAAGAACTAGCCGAAGAATACAAAGGAGAAATTGTTTTCGGGAAACTAAACGTAGATGAAAACGGAGGCGTAGCCAGAAAATACGGAATAATGTCCATACCAACCCTACTATTCTTCGAAAACGGCGAACTCGTAAACAGAACAGTTGGAGCACTACCAAAACAACAACTACAAAACGTAATCGAAAAAGTAACAGCCTAA
- a CDS encoding zinc metalloprotease HtpX produces MFSNFKLKASMMASLGAIIGATTLALAIILMFVDAPILLSIALVVPFFLLQWLFAPTIVEKAYKVEEADPQEYRQYHETVERIARQSGIEKPHVMIADMDLPNAFAYGNFRSGDKVAITTGLMKRLEWDEVEAVIGHEIGHLKHNDSTYMMVLSILPALFLVLGRMLFYSSIFNSRGESKPIILIAIASMVFYLILQICIMYFSRLREYYADRHSANTVRNGDQKLASGLMKISNGIDSIKKQESQRKRSRTATRKGTSAMMGGASPLALSMKPLLIADPDVTSGSLTNRHQINEYAEKDLSLKEKFSELFSTHPNIKKRLRALEL; encoded by the coding sequence ATGTTTTCAAACTTCAAGCTTAAAGCATCTATGATGGCGTCACTCGGAGCCATAATCGGAGCTACAACTCTAGCACTAGCGATCATATTGATGTTTGTAGACGCTCCAATCCTATTATCTATAGCACTAGTGGTACCATTCTTCCTACTACAATGGTTGTTTGCACCAACCATAGTTGAAAAAGCATATAAAGTAGAGGAAGCAGATCCACAAGAATATAGACAATACCATGAAACAGTTGAAAGAATCGCTAGACAATCCGGGATAGAAAAACCACACGTCATGATAGCTGACATGGACCTCCCCAACGCATTCGCATATGGAAACTTCCGCAGCGGAGATAAAGTAGCCATAACTACAGGATTAATGAAAAGGCTTGAATGGGATGAAGTCGAAGCGGTAATAGGCCACGAAATAGGCCACCTAAAACACAACGACTCAACATACATGATGGTGCTATCAATACTACCCGCACTCTTCCTAGTGTTAGGAAGAATGTTATTCTACTCATCAATATTCAACTCAAGAGGGGAAAGCAAACCAATAATATTAATCGCAATCGCATCAATGGTGTTCTACCTAATACTTCAAATCTGCATAATGTACTTCAGCAGACTCAGAGAATACTACGCAGACAGACATTCAGCAAACACAGTAAGAAACGGTGACCAAAAACTAGCCAGCGGCCTAATGAAAATAAGCAATGGAATCGATAGCATAAAAAAACAAGAATCACAGCGAAAAAGGTCTAGAACTGCAACAAGAAAAGGTACTTCAGCAATGATGGGTGGAGCAAGTCCACTAGCACTCTCAATGAAACCACTACTAATAGCAGACCCCGACGTTACAAGCGGTAGCCTCACAAATAGACATCAAATAAACGAATACGCCGAAAAAGACCTATCCCTAAAAGAAAAATTCTCAGAACTATTCTCAACACACCCAAACATAAAAAAAAGACTCAGAGCACTCGAACTATAA
- the cooS gene encoding anaerobic carbon-monoxide dehydrogenase catalytic subunit: protein MDKFSSHNSINQMMEKIEKDEITNLKERFESQEPTRCKFCEKGTRCNICSNGPCRITSRSKRGVCGIDQDGMVMRNLAKINTMGTTAYTYHAKTTAKTLKSAAKENSFFTIKEPKKLEQTAQKLGIDTNGTTNETAIKLANYILKEIKSDSEKPLNTLQKYAPQTRIDKWEELGILPGGPLQEVMDLNTSVMTNVDGDYQSIALKSLKMGLSTTYGSLTLLETVQDIILGTAKPHQTTVDLGIIDPEYVNIVPNGHEPFMGAALIEIARKEETQQKAREAGAKGLQIIGSIETGQELMQRYETDNVFKGITGNWISYESVLATGAIDLVAADMNCTLPTSQMYAEKYNSKILPVTKLVNLPGVEDRINYNPDKVREQANEIIDMAIENYKERKDNKVEIPNNKQEITTGFSPEAVINALGGTLDPLIENIANGNIKGIVALVSCTTLKNGPQDQTTINVTKELISKDILVLSAGCGNAGLQIAGLTSQQAIKEAGEGLQTVCNALEIPPVLSFGTCTDTGRLLNLVSTIANELDVDPTQLPVAVTAPEYMEQKATIAAIAAVAYGLYTHVSPTPPITGSENVVKLLTQDIEQLTGGKIAVGDNPTEIANDIENHINKKRQELGL, encoded by the coding sequence ATGGATAAATTCAGCAGCCACAACTCCATAAACCAAATGATGGAGAAAATCGAAAAAGACGAGATAACCAACCTAAAAGAAAGATTCGAATCCCAAGAACCAACCAGATGTAAATTCTGTGAAAAAGGAACCAGATGCAACATCTGCAGCAACGGGCCATGCAGAATAACAAGCCGATCAAAAAGAGGAGTCTGTGGAATAGACCAAGACGGAATGGTCATGAGAAACCTCGCCAAAATAAACACAATGGGAACAACCGCCTACACATACCACGCAAAAACAACAGCCAAAACCCTCAAATCCGCCGCAAAAGAAAACTCATTCTTCACAATAAAAGAACCCAAAAAACTAGAACAAACAGCACAAAAACTCGGAATAGACACCAACGGAACAACCAATGAAACAGCCATAAAACTAGCCAACTACATACTAAAAGAAATCAAAAGCGACAGCGAAAAACCACTAAACACACTCCAGAAATACGCACCACAAACAAGAATAGACAAATGGGAAGAACTCGGAATACTACCAGGAGGACCACTACAAGAAGTAATGGACCTCAACACAAGCGTCATGACAAACGTAGATGGAGACTACCAAAGCATAGCCCTAAAATCCCTTAAAATGGGACTATCAACAACCTACGGCTCACTAACACTACTAGAAACCGTGCAAGACATAATCCTAGGAACCGCAAAACCCCACCAAACAACAGTCGACCTAGGAATAATCGACCCAGAATACGTAAACATAGTTCCAAACGGCCACGAACCATTCATGGGAGCAGCATTAATAGAGATCGCCAGAAAAGAAGAAACACAACAAAAAGCCCGTGAAGCAGGAGCCAAAGGACTGCAGATAATAGGGTCAATAGAAACAGGACAAGAACTCATGCAGAGATACGAAACAGACAACGTATTCAAAGGAATAACCGGAAACTGGATCTCCTACGAATCAGTACTAGCAACAGGCGCAATAGACCTAGTCGCAGCAGACATGAACTGCACACTACCAACCAGCCAGATGTACGCAGAAAAATACAACTCCAAAATACTACCAGTAACAAAACTAGTCAACCTACCAGGAGTGGAAGACAGAATAAACTACAACCCCGACAAAGTCAGAGAACAAGCAAACGAAATAATCGATATGGCCATAGAAAACTACAAAGAAAGAAAAGACAACAAAGTAGAGATACCAAACAACAAACAAGAAATAACAACCGGTTTCTCACCAGAAGCAGTAATAAATGCATTAGGCGGAACACTCGACCCATTAATCGAAAACATAGCCAATGGAAACATAAAAGGAATAGTAGCACTCGTATCATGCACAACCCTAAAAAACGGTCCACAAGACCAAACAACAATCAACGTAACAAAAGAACTCATCTCCAAAGACATACTCGTATTAAGCGCAGGATGTGGAAACGCAGGACTACAAATAGCAGGACTAACAAGCCAACAAGCAATCAAAGAAGCAGGAGAAGGCCTCCAAACAGTATGCAACGCACTCGAAATACCACCAGTACTAAGCTTCGGAACATGCACAGACACCGGAAGACTCCTAAACCTAGTATCAACCATAGCAAACGAACTAGATGTAGACCCCACACAACTACCAGTAGCAGTAACAGCACCAGAATACATGGAACAAAAAGCAACCATAGCAGCAATAGCCGCAGTAGCATACGGATTATACACCCACGTCTCCCCAACACCCCCCATAACAGGAAGCGAAAACGTCGTCAAACTACTAACACAAGACATAGAACAACTAACAGGAGGAAAAATAGCAGTAGGCGACAACCCAACCGAAATAGCCAACGACATAGAAAACCACATAAACAAAAAAAGACAAGAACTAGGCCTATAA
- a CDS encoding V4R domain-containing protein → MQEKPTTIYTTPKGAIPIKSPTKNHILKILQNKPMTGSQITKKINKSKSTTSVHLQDLQKLNLIKTQKHPEDARKKIYKTNTNQIGKTSKPTDQNYKKILKNIQNTENTQQLLKGLFHTIRYGLKSLGIDIHPALKQMGQDIGKALAPKFQSNNTQDLLKEIQKYWQKHQLGQIQIQKNTITIKDCFDCSDMPEIGRPLCSLDEGIIEGIINTKTQNNIQITETECYGLGHNHCKFQITKKQNNQNQNKTNTNT, encoded by the coding sequence ATGCAAGAAAAACCAACCACCATATACACAACCCCAAAAGGCGCAATACCAATAAAAAGCCCCACAAAAAACCACATACTAAAAATACTCCAAAACAAACCAATGACCGGCAGCCAAATAACCAAAAAAATCAACAAATCAAAATCAACAACCTCAGTACACCTACAAGACCTACAAAAACTCAACCTAATCAAAACCCAAAAACACCCAGAAGACGCAAGAAAAAAAATCTACAAAACAAACACAAACCAAATCGGAAAAACCAGCAAACCAACAGACCAAAACTACAAAAAAATACTAAAAAACATCCAAAACACCGAAAACACCCAACAACTCCTCAAAGGACTATTCCACACAATAAGATACGGCCTAAAATCACTCGGAATCGACATACACCCAGCACTAAAACAAATGGGCCAAGACATAGGCAAAGCACTAGCACCAAAATTCCAATCAAACAACACACAAGACCTCCTCAAAGAAATCCAAAAATACTGGCAAAAACACCAACTCGGCCAAATACAAATACAAAAAAACACAATCACAATAAAAGACTGCTTCGACTGCAGCGACATGCCAGAAATAGGCAGACCCCTATGCTCCCTAGACGAAGGCATAATAGAAGGAATAATCAACACAAAAACCCAAAACAACATCCAAATAACAGAAACAGAATGCTACGGACTAGGCCACAACCACTGCAAATTCCAAATAACCAAAAAACAAAACAACCAAAACCAAAACAAAACCAACACAAACACCTAA
- the endA gene encoding tRNA-intron lyase has protein sequence MPEIKENGVQIKNQNKIKDLQESYYGTKTQNGLLLNHIEAAYLTEMNKLKLNKEKLIETASQNTERFELKFIVYRDLRERGLFMKQGGESADLFLYNRGKKPDKHQFKYLVHIYSEKDKININWIHKRTKKAENLRKTPLIALVDGEGDITYYQTKKHKPKGTADKINQTKARGTLLEERTLIWENGEKLYKNWFYGKPFSGNIYQLSLPETQYLKDKGHLQLKTNNKQIKTKTDDPQRFTKKYKIYRDLRERGLIPKTGFKFGTDYRLYTEYNGPQNLTHAKYLVHTTTPNTELHPPELSRTVRLTQNVRKRILFAIIDRKINYIEIERIKL, from the coding sequence ATGCCGGAAATAAAAGAAAACGGAGTACAAATCAAAAACCAAAACAAAATCAAAGACCTACAAGAAAGCTACTACGGAACCAAAACCCAAAACGGATTACTACTAAACCACATCGAAGCAGCCTACCTAACAGAAATGAACAAACTCAAACTAAACAAAGAAAAACTAATCGAAACAGCCAGCCAAAACACAGAGAGATTCGAACTAAAATTCATAGTATACCGAGACCTCAGAGAAAGAGGCCTATTCATGAAACAAGGCGGAGAATCCGCCGACCTATTCCTATACAACCGAGGAAAAAAACCAGACAAACACCAATTCAAATACCTCGTACACATATACTCAGAAAAAGACAAAATAAACATAAACTGGATACACAAAAGAACAAAAAAAGCAGAAAACCTACGCAAAACACCCCTAATAGCATTAGTAGACGGAGAAGGCGACATAACATACTACCAAACAAAAAAACACAAACCAAAAGGAACAGCCGACAAAATAAACCAAACAAAAGCCAGAGGAACACTACTAGAAGAAAGAACACTCATATGGGAAAACGGAGAAAAACTATACAAAAACTGGTTCTACGGAAAACCATTCTCAGGAAACATATACCAACTATCCCTACCAGAAACACAATACCTCAAAGACAAAGGACACCTACAACTAAAAACAAACAACAAACAAATCAAAACAAAAACAGACGACCCCCAACGATTCACAAAAAAATACAAAATATACAGAGACCTCAGAGAAAGAGGCCTAATACCAAAAACAGGATTCAAATTCGGAACAGACTACAGACTCTACACAGAATACAACGGCCCACAAAACCTAACCCACGCCAAATACCTAGTACACACAACAACCCCCAACACAGAACTCCATCCACCAGAACTATCAAGAACAGTAAGACTAACACAAAACGTCAGAAAAAGAATACTGTTCGCAATAATAGACCGAAAAATAAACTACATCGAAATAGAAAGAATAAAACTCTAA
- a CDS encoding tryptophan--tRNA ligase codes for MDPWTSDKIDDYGKLKKEFGIQDLNPETIPNPHHLIKRQIVFGHRDLNYITQAIKQNKPFAAMSGFVPTGQPHFGHKMVMDQLIWYQQQGGQIFAAIADMEARAARDLPLKQSYKSGKNYLTSLIALGLDPEKAYIYYQSQDYGVRNLAFEASNKMNYSELKSIYGFNNQTTLAHMYAAPIQSADILYPQTQKFGGPKPVVVPAGTDQDPHLRLVRDVSKRMRLFSTEKTNNHYKIRSRHATQKQINQLKQKLNKYGETKTYEEHIEIKTNNPEIPEITRQHEIQNNGYGFYPPSSTYHRFMTGLKGGKMSSSVEDSYIALTDNPQEAADKVMKAKTGGRETLKQQKKQGGEPEKCAIYELLYFHLIKNDKQIEETYKNCQQGERLCGKCKKETAQHIKQFLKTHQEKRKQAKEKLEKHLKQNHKPQEEYK; via the coding sequence ATCGATCCATGGACATCTGACAAAATAGATGACTACGGAAAACTAAAAAAAGAATTCGGAATCCAAGACCTAAACCCAGAAACAATACCCAACCCACACCACCTAATCAAAAGACAAATCGTCTTCGGACACAGAGACCTCAACTACATAACCCAAGCAATAAAACAAAACAAACCATTCGCAGCAATGAGCGGGTTCGTACCAACAGGACAACCCCACTTCGGACATAAAATGGTAATGGACCAACTAATCTGGTACCAACAACAAGGAGGCCAGATATTCGCAGCAATAGCAGACATGGAAGCCCGTGCAGCCAGAGACCTACCACTAAAACAAAGCTACAAATCAGGCAAAAACTACCTAACCAGCCTAATAGCATTAGGACTAGACCCAGAAAAAGCATACATATACTACCAATCCCAAGACTACGGAGTAAGAAACCTAGCCTTCGAAGCCTCAAACAAAATGAACTACAGCGAACTAAAATCAATATACGGATTCAACAACCAAACCACCCTCGCACACATGTACGCAGCCCCAATCCAATCAGCAGACATACTATACCCCCAAACCCAAAAATTCGGAGGACCAAAACCAGTCGTAGTACCAGCAGGAACAGACCAAGACCCCCACCTCCGATTAGTAAGAGACGTATCAAAAAGAATGAGACTATTCAGCACAGAAAAAACAAACAACCACTACAAAATAAGAAGCAGACACGCAACACAAAAACAAATCAACCAACTCAAACAAAAACTCAACAAATACGGAGAAACAAAAACCTATGAAGAACACATAGAAATCAAAACAAACAACCCCGAAATACCCGAAATAACAAGACAACACGAAATACAAAACAACGGATACGGATTCTACCCACCCAGCTCAACATACCACAGATTCATGACAGGCCTAAAAGGAGGCAAAATGAGCAGCAGCGTAGAAGACAGCTACATAGCCCTAACAGACAACCCACAAGAAGCCGCAGACAAAGTAATGAAAGCCAAAACAGGAGGACGCGAAACCCTCAAACAACAAAAAAAACAAGGCGGAGAACCAGAAAAATGCGCCATATACGAACTACTATACTTCCACCTAATAAAAAACGACAAACAAATCGAAGAAACCTACAAAAACTGCCAACAAGGCGAAAGACTCTGTGGAAAATGCAAAAAAGAAACAGCCCAACACATCAAACAATTCCTAAAAACACACCAAGAAAAAAGAAAACAAGCAAAAGAAAAACTCGAAAAACACCTCAAACAAAACCATAAACCCCAAGAGGAATATAAATGA
- a CDS encoding ferritin family protein produces the protein MTKQIDKQKLIHHILNETALTEEHNSIEKYKELKEITKTNQNQKLTERINKIIEDEEKHRKTLKSITSRKNLDIENKEMITTTKIMEALLEEIKAISLYKFVQQLTIDQETTKKTEELIRDEKKHARTLISILEEHNTNIEIKEKKNEIIINL, from the coding sequence ATGACCAAACAAATAGATAAACAAAAACTAATCCACCACATCCTGAATGAAACCGCCCTAACTGAAGAACACAACTCCATAGAAAAATACAAAGAACTAAAAGAAATAACCAAAACAAACCAAAACCAAAAACTAACAGAAAGAATAAACAAAATAATAGAAGACGAAGAAAAACACCGAAAAACACTAAAATCAATAACCAGTAGAAAAAACCTGGACATCGAAAACAAAGAAATGATAACAACCACCAAAATAATGGAAGCATTGTTAGAGGAAATCAAAGCAATATCCCTCTACAAATTTGTACAGCAACTAACCATAGATCAAGAAACAACTAAAAAAACTGAAGAATTAATCCGAGACGAAAAAAAACACGCCAGAACCCTTATCTCAATATTAGAAGAACATAACACAAACATCGAAATAAAAGAAAAAAAGAACGAAATAATAATCAACCTATGA
- a CDS encoding ABC transporter ATP-binding protein, producing the protein MSCEVAIRTVGLSKRFGDLWAVRDLDLEVDVGSVYGFLGPNGSGKTTTMRMLTSLTKPTSGSAEIMGVDIGDRDKVVSKIGYLPEQPPLFDELTGLEQLGYISKLYGLSSDVAGERIERYLKRLDIFEDAGRKVGNYSKGMRQKVGVIQAVLHEPEVVFLDEPTSGLDPRSARVVKDLIDELSSDSTVFLSTHILSVVDELSDTVGVLNKGRLVTEGRPDDLKRRVESGEAQSLEEVFLSVTADHREEVGGV; encoded by the coding sequence ATGAGTTGTGAGGTTGCTATTAGGACTGTTGGTTTGTCGAAGAGGTTTGGTGATCTCTGGGCTGTTAGGGATCTTGATTTAGAGGTTGATGTTGGTAGTGTGTATGGTTTTCTTGGGCCGAATGGTTCTGGTAAGACAACTACTATGAGGATGCTTACATCGCTAACCAAGCCTACTTCTGGTTCTGCGGAGATTATGGGTGTTGATATTGGGGATAGGGATAAGGTTGTTAGTAAGATTGGTTATCTGCCCGAACAACCGCCTTTGTTTGATGAGCTTACTGGTTTGGAGCAGTTGGGGTATATCTCTAAGTTGTATGGGTTGTCTAGTGATGTTGCTGGGGAGCGGATAGAGCGGTATCTTAAGCGGCTTGATATTTTTGAGGATGCTGGCCGTAAGGTTGGTAATTATTCTAAGGGTATGCGTCAGAAGGTTGGTGTTATTCAGGCTGTTTTGCATGAGCCTGAGGTGGTTTTTCTTGATGAACCTACTAGTGGGCTTGATCCTAGGTCTGCTAGGGTGGTTAAGGATTTGATTGATGAGTTGTCGAGTGATAGTACGGTTTTTCTTTCGACACATATTCTTTCGGTTGTTGATGAGCTTTCGGACACTGTTGGTGTTTTGAATAAGGGTCGGTTGGTTACTGAAGGCCGTCCTGATGATTTGAAGAGGCGGGTGGAGAGTGGTGAGGCTCAGAGTCTTGAAGAGGTGTTTTTGTCTGTAACTGCGGATCATAGGGAAGAGGTTGGGGGGGTCTGA